The Gordonia iterans DNA window AAGGGCACTATCCGCACGGTGGTGCTGATCCCGTACGGCATCGTGACCGTCGCCGCGGCGTTCTCCTGGTACTACGCGTGGACGCCGGGCACGGGCTATCTGGCGAATCTCTTCCTGCCCGACGGCTACGACCCGCTCACCCATCACTGGTCGTCGATGTTCATCATCATCTTGGCCGAGGTCTGGAAGACGACGCCGTTCATGGCGCTGCTGCTGCTCGCCGGCCTGGCCCTGGTGCCCGACGACCTGCTGAAGGCCGCTCAGGTCGACGGAGCCGGTCCGTGGACGCGCCTGTTCAAGATCACGCTGCCGATGATGAAGGCGGCGATCCTGGTGGCGCTGCTGTTCCGCACGCTCGACGCCTTCCGGATCTTCGACAACATCTACATCCTGACCAAGGGCAACCACGACACCGGTTCGGTCTCCATGCTCGGCTACAACAACCTGTTCAAGGCGTTCAACCTGGGCATCGGTTCGGCCATCAGCATCCTGATCTTCCTGTGCGTGGCGATCATCGCGTTCATCTTCATCAAGCTGTTCGGCGCCGCCGCGCCCGGCTCCGACAACGAGGGGAGGTAGCCGGACATGAGCAGCACGGTCAATCGCCGCGTCGGGTGGTCCGTCGTCAACCTGCTGGTGGTGCTGTACGCGATCATCCCGCTGTGGTGGATCATCAGCCTCTCGTTCAAGCCGCCCGGCAGCGTCACCGACGGGAACTTCATTCCCCGGCAGTGGACGCTGGACAACTACAAGTCCATCTTCGAGACCAGCATGTTCACCTCCGCGCTGATCAACTCGATCGGCGTCGGGCTGCTCACCACGCTGGTCGCGGTGGTGCTGGGCACCATGGCCGCGTACGCGGTGGCCCGGTTGGAGTTCCGCGGAAAGAAGCTGCTCGTCGGCGTCGCGCTGCTGATCGCGATGTTCCCGCAGATCTCACTGGTCACGCCGCTGTTCAACATCGAGCGCCGGCTGGGCATCTTCGACACCTGGGTCGGCCTGATCATCCCCTACACCGCCTTCGCACTTCCACTGGCGATCTACACCCTCTCGGCGTTCTTCCGGGAGATCCCGTGGGATCTGGAGAAGGCCGCCATGATGGACGGCGCGACGCAGGCGCAGGCATTCCGCCGGGTGATCGTGCCGCTGGCCGCGCCGGGAGTGGTGACCGCCGCGATCCTGGTGTTCATCTTCGCCTGGAACGATCTGCTCCTGGCGCTCTCGCTGACTTCGACCGAACGCGCCGTCACGGCCCCGGTCGCGATCAGCCAGTTCACCGGTGCCAGTCAGTTCGAGGAACCCACCGGGTCGATCGCCGCGGCCGCCGTGGTGATCACCATTCCGATCATCATCTTCGTGCTCTTCTTCCAACGTCGTATCGTGGCCGGTTTGACCTCCGGCGCGGTGAAGGGATAACCCATGGCCGACATCGTTCTGGACAACGTCTCCAAGCAGTACCCGGACGGCTCGACGGCGGTGCAGGGGGTGAACCTGCACATCGCCGACGGTGAGTTCGTCATCCTGGTGGGCCCGTCGGGCTGCGGCAAGTCGACGACGCTGAACATGATCGCCGGACTGGAGGACATCTCCGGCGGCACCCTGTCCATCGGAGGGCAGGTGATGAACGACGTCGCACCGAAGGACCGCGACATCGCGATGGTGTTCCAGAGCTATGCGCTCTATCCGCACATGACCGTGCGCGAGAACATCGCCTTCCCGCTGACGTTGCAGAAGTTGCCGAAGGCGGAGATCGCCGAGAAGGTGGCGCAGGCCTCCCGGATCCTGGATCTCGACGAGTACCTCGACCGCAAGCCGGCCAATCTCTCGGGCGGTCAGCGGCAGCGCGTGGCCATGGGACGAGCGATCGTCCGACATCCCAGGGCCTTCCTGATGGACGAGCCGCTCTCGAACCTCGATGCGAAGCTGCGCGTGCAGATGCGCACCGAGATCGCCGAGTTGCAGAATCGACTGGGCGTCACCACCGTGTACGTCACGCACGACCAGACCGAGGCGATGACGCTCGGTGACCGCGTCGTGGTGATGCGCGGCGGCGTGGTGCAGCAGGTCGGCGCTCCGCAGGAGCTGTACGACCGTCCGGTGAACTTGTTCGTGGCCGGCTTCATCGGCTCG harbors:
- a CDS encoding carbohydrate ABC transporter permease, whose amino-acid sequence is MSSTVNRRVGWSVVNLLVVLYAIIPLWWIISLSFKPPGSVTDGNFIPRQWTLDNYKSIFETSMFTSALINSIGVGLLTTLVAVVLGTMAAYAVARLEFRGKKLLVGVALLIAMFPQISLVTPLFNIERRLGIFDTWVGLIIPYTAFALPLAIYTLSAFFREIPWDLEKAAMMDGATQAQAFRRVIVPLAAPGVVTAAILVFIFAWNDLLLALSLTSTERAVTAPVAISQFTGASQFEEPTGSIAAAAVVITIPIIIFVLFFQRRIVAGLTSGAVKG
- a CDS encoding ABC transporter ATP-binding protein — protein: MADIVLDNVSKQYPDGSTAVQGVNLHIADGEFVILVGPSGCGKSTTLNMIAGLEDISGGTLSIGGQVMNDVAPKDRDIAMVFQSYALYPHMTVRENIAFPLTLQKLPKAEIAEKVAQASRILDLDEYLDRKPANLSGGQRQRVAMGRAIVRHPRAFLMDEPLSNLDAKLRVQMRTEIAELQNRLGVTTVYVTHDQTEAMTLGDRVVVMRGGVVQQVGAPQELYDRPVNLFVAGFIGSPAMNFIPGRLTQQGIDSAVGHIDLPDYAQIVANAQRAGCKGEVLVGVRPEHLADATQMEPDRLSIMTTFEATVDIVESMGSDKYYYFTLDAPGQAADLLNQLAEDLGATTSGGQKVARLLPYTQVPRGGTLQLAMEPRLLHVFDTETGQSLR